In the Azospirillum humicireducens genome, ACCGCTTCGACGCCGCCGTGGCGCAGGCCGTAGAAGGGCAGGAAGCGCCGCTGCGTACCGTCCGGATCGCTCGCCAGCACGCTGTCGACCGAATGGACCTCCAGCGCGCCGGGACGCCGTGCGTCTGGGACGATGCGGTACTCGTGCTGGGTCTGTGTCTGGGGTTCCGCCTCGGCCCGCTGACGGAACAGGTTGACCACCGGGGTGCAGCCCAGCGCGAAATTGTCCTTTGACACCGCGCGTTCCAGATCGCCGTCGGTGTTGTTCAGATAGATGAAGATCTCCAGCGTGTTGCCGGCCCGGCGCAGCACCTTCGGCGAGACGTGAAGGTCGAAGAACAGGAACTTCTCCGGGAAGGCGAAATACTCGGTCAGCAGCCGATAGCCGCGATGGGAGCGGGCGGGGTAGGGCAGCATGCCCTCCTCGTCGCCGAAGCCGACCGGGCGGATGGCGTCGGGGCCGAGGATCACCGCATTCGGATCCTGCGGGCCGTCGGCCAGCGCCACCGAGACGGCGTTGTTGAAGATCAACTCGTGCAAGGCATAGACCTGCTGCGGCTGGCCGCGCAGGAAGAAACGCAGGGTGTCCGGCGCCAGTTCCGTGAAGGTCATCTCCGGCACGCGGCAGCGCAGGGTGAGGCGCAGCGAGGCCACCGCGTCGCCCGCCCGCGGATTGGGCGGCGCCACCAGCGGCCGGCCGGCGAGCACCGCCTGGTCCAGCTCGATCGGCCACAGGGTCGCCGGATAGACGGTGCGGAAGCGGCAGGTTTCCCCGCGCAGCGCCTCCGTCTCCAACTCAGTCCCCTTCGGCACGGTGTGCGAGCCGGTCAGGTCCGGGCTGCTCCGCATCTGCACCACCGCCATCGACGGGATCGGCGCCAGATAATGCGGGTAGAGCACGTCCAGCAGCGTGTCCACCAGTTCCGGATACTCGTCGTCCAGCTTGCGGCTGATGCGGGCATTCAGGAAGGCGACGCCCTCCAGCAGCCGGGCGACGTGCGGATCCTCCACCGCGTCGGCGCTGAGCCGCAGCCGGCCGGCGATCTTCGGATGCGCCTCCGAGAACTCCGCCGCCATGCGGCGCAGATAGGTCAGCTCGCGGTTGTAATATGGGAGGAGTTCGTCAGCCACGGGCCTTGCTCGTCACGGAGACCATGTTGGAAGTGGGATCGACCACCGAATCGAAGACCATCGGTTCCGGCGCCGGGTCGGCATGGATCAGCGCCTCGATCCGGAAGCGCAGCGTGCGGTCGGCCGGGTCGCTGTTCTCGACCATGGTCACCGCCAGATGGGCGAAGCGCGGCTCCCACCGGCGGATGGCCGCCTCGATCTGCGCCACCACCTCGCGCCGGCGGGAGTCGGTGGCGACATTCTCCACCAGCAGGTCGTGGCAGCCATAGCCGAGGATCGAATCCGCCAGCTCCGTCAGGTCGTCCGGCCAGCCCAGCACCCGGCGACGGGTGTTCAGCAGGTTTTCCAGGTCGCGCCGGATCGCCGCCCGCAGGTCCGCCACGGTGTGCGGCCGCGGCGCGACATGCTCCGGCGTGTCGTCGAGCAGACGGTCCAGGACTGACAGGGTGATGGACTGGTTGCGATCCATGGGGTGGCTTTCTTATGCAGGGACTGTCCGCCCCCTCCCTAACCCTCCCCCGCTTCGCGGGAGAGGGGACTGCCGCTGAACTTCCGCAAAGCTCCTACCCCCTCTCCCGCAAAGCGGGGGAGGGATGGGGAGGGGGCACCGGCATCAGGAGCCTCACACCGCCCCCGAGAACTCCAGCGTCCCCAGCTGCAGCATCGGAATACTCTCCTCGCCGACCAGGAAGCAGCGCTGGCCGATGCCGCGCACCGGTGCGTCCTCCGTCCAATCCGTCACGCGGCCCAGCTTCAGCGCATCCTCGGCATCGGCCGGGGCGCCACCATACAGCGTCGGCAGATAGACCTCGCCGTCCGGGCCGCCGCGCACCACCATGTGGGCCGGGCGCCACAGCAGATCGCGCGGACGCTGGGGCGCGCGGAACTCGACCAGCTCCACCGTCTCGGTGGCGATCCAGAAATACTTGCCGGTGCTGGTGTAGACTTCGAAGAAGCCACCGGTCAGGTCGTCCAGGTCGCGGAAATCGTCGAAGTGCGTGCCGTCATGGCTGCCGGACACCGGCGGGCGCATCTCCTCGGCCTGGGCCAGCTTGGCCACGGCGTCGGCGGTGTCGCCGGCGCGCAGCGCGACCAGCGCCTCCAGATGCAGGCGCAGATGGTCGGCCGGCTGGTCGATGAATTCCGGCACGCGGCCGTCGGCGAACAGCTGGCGCCGCGCCTGCTCGGCCCGCACCAGCTGGCGGAACAGCGCCATGGTGACGGCGACCTGCGGCTCCTGCGTGCCGATGGTGTCGAGCTGCAGGTCGGCGCGGTCCAGGTTGCCGGCGAAGCTCAGCAGCTCGGCCAGGAAGACGCGGCGGTCGAGATCGGTCGGCTTCTTCTTGATCTCGCCGTTCAGCGCGGTGATCGCCTCGCCGAGGCGGCCCGCCTGGAACAGCTGGGCTGCGGTTTCGCTCATGGTCTGTATCTCCCCCTCGATGGAGCGCCTGATGTCGCCGCTGCGGGCGGTCAGGCGGCACCGCCTGTTTGGGCCAGCTCGGTGACCAGCTTGAAGGTCGAGAAGACCTGATCCAGCTGGAAGTGCGGCCGAAGATGGATGACGCATTGATAGTTGCCGGGCTTGCCCGGAATGGCGCGGACCTGGATGCTGCCTTCGCGCAAGGGATAGCGGGCCTTCTGGTCCAGACTGGCGTCGTCGTTGCCCAGGCAGTAGCCGTGCAGCCAGCTCTGCAGGTCGCGCTCGCATTCCTCCGGCGTCACGAAGGAGCCGACGCGGTCGCGAACCATCACCTTGAGGAAATGGGCGAAGCGGGCGATGCAGAACATGTAGCGCAGCATCGCCGATAGCCGGGCGTTGGCCGTCGCCGTCGTGGTGGTGAACTGGCCGACCCGCTGGACCGACTGGTTGCCGTAGAAGACCAGATAGGGCGTATCCTTGCATCGGCTGATCGGGATGAAGCCGAGATCGTCGAGATCGCGCTCCAGCTGGTCGGAGATCGAAACCTCGACCGAAAATTTCTGTGCCACCCTGATGCTGTCGGTGGCGAAGTCCGGCACCACCAGCTCGGTCACAAGCCCGCCGCCGACCACGTTGCGCTGGGCGCCGCGGATGTCGGCGAACCAGCCATGCTGCAGGAAGGAGCGGATCAGCACCGTGCCGAAGGCGTAGACGGCATTGCCCCAGCAATGGTCCTCCAGCCGCATGCCACCCTCACCGCCGACCGATTCCTCGCGGAAGCGGAAGCCGTGACGGGCCTGCGGGTCGTCGCCATAGGGTTCGCGCATCAGAACGCGCGGCAGGGCCACGCCGACGAACCGCGAATCCTCGGTCTCCTGGAAGCGCTGCCAGCGTTGGTACTCCGCTTGCCTCAGCACCGATTTGAGGTCGAGCGGAAGTCCGAGCTCGTGGAAGGTCTCCAGCCCGAACAGCTCGGGCGCCGCGCCGACGATTGCCGGCGCGAAGGCGGCGGCGGCGACCTGGGCCAGCCCCTTGAGGCCGGATATGTCGTCGGTCGGTCTCTCCTTGGTCGGGCGATGCTGGACCGCGTAATCGCACAGCAGCACGCCGAAGGGGCGACCGCCGGGCATGCCGAACTCGTCGCTGTAGACCTTGTTGAACAGCTGGCTCTGGTCGAACTCGATGGCGCGTTCCTGGTCGCGGCACAGTTCGGCCCAGGTCAGGTTGAGCAGGCGCAAGACCACCGATTCGGCGTTCTGCGCCTGCTTGACCAGCGTGCGCACCCCGCGCCACGAGCCTTCCAGCGACTGGAAGCG is a window encoding:
- the tssF gene encoding type VI secretion system baseplate subunit TssF, which gives rise to MADELLPYYNRELTYLRRMAAEFSEAHPKIAGRLRLSADAVEDPHVARLLEGVAFLNARISRKLDDEYPELVDTLLDVLYPHYLAPIPSMAVVQMRSSPDLTGSHTVPKGTELETEALRGETCRFRTVYPATLWPIELDQAVLAGRPLVAPPNPRAGDAVASLRLTLRCRVPEMTFTELAPDTLRFFLRGQPQQVYALHELIFNNAVSVALADGPQDPNAVILGPDAIRPVGFGDEEGMLPYPARSHRGYRLLTEYFAFPEKFLFFDLHVSPKVLRRAGNTLEIFIYLNNTDGDLERAVSKDNFALGCTPVVNLFRQRAEAEPQTQTQHEYRIVPDARRPGALEVHSVDSVLASDPDGTQRRFLPFYGLRHGGVEAVSRTYYTASRRPAGGRDPGTEVHLALVDLDFDPSSPAESVLSVETTCLNRDLPGQLPYGGGHPHLKLTEGMAAVAGLSCLTPPTPTLRTAERKGHRWRLVSHLLLNHLSISGGAEGTEALREILRLYDFRDSAETRGIADGIVKVTTKRGTARAPSRPGDVAWGDAMCRGIDVGIEFDPQRFSGSGMFLLAMILDHFLGLYCSINSFTRLTATVKGRTGVLRTWPARAGNRPLL
- the tssE gene encoding type VI secretion system baseplate subunit TssE; translated protein: MDRNQSITLSVLDRLLDDTPEHVAPRPHTVADLRAAIRRDLENLLNTRRRVLGWPDDLTELADSILGYGCHDLLVENVATDSRRREVVAQIEAAIRRWEPRFAHLAVTMVENSDPADRTLRFRIEALIHADPAPEPMVFDSVVDPTSNMVSVTSKARG
- a CDS encoding type VI secretion system accessory protein TagJ, translating into MSETAAQLFQAGRLGEAITALNGEIKKKPTDLDRRVFLAELLSFAGNLDRADLQLDTIGTQEPQVAVTMALFRQLVRAEQARRQLFADGRVPEFIDQPADHLRLHLEALVALRAGDTADAVAKLAQAEEMRPPVSGSHDGTHFDDFRDLDDLTGGFFEVYTSTGKYFWIATETVELVEFRAPQRPRDLLWRPAHMVVRGGPDGEVYLPTLYGGAPADAEDALKLGRVTDWTEDAPVRGIGQRCFLVGEESIPMLQLGTLEFSGAV
- the tssC gene encoding type VI secretion system contractile sheath large subunit, which translates into the protein MTGHAADIHADDAEATVLERPLRLRAVDMALGRDDAGLLDAFLAANGPGEALRLWFGITLPVHDSLDKLRAALDRDIAAIDALLSEQVNAILHHRRFQSLEGSWRGVRTLVKQAQNAESVVLRLLNLTWAELCRDQERAIEFDQSQLFNKVYSDEFGMPGGRPFGVLLCDYAVQHRPTKERPTDDISGLKGLAQVAAAAFAPAIVGAAPELFGLETFHELGLPLDLKSVLRQAEYQRWQRFQETEDSRFVGVALPRVLMREPYGDDPQARHGFRFREESVGGEGGMRLEDHCWGNAVYAFGTVLIRSFLQHGWFADIRGAQRNVVGGGLVTELVVPDFATDSIRVAQKFSVEVSISDQLERDLDDLGFIPISRCKDTPYLVFYGNQSVQRVGQFTTTTATANARLSAMLRYMFCIARFAHFLKVMVRDRVGSFVTPEECERDLQSWLHGYCLGNDDASLDQKARYPLREGSIQVRAIPGKPGNYQCVIHLRPHFQLDQVFSTFKLVTELAQTGGAA